The genomic region acatcgacgataaagttcgcaacttttggtcgctcataaaaaagccttgcctgtaccggaagtagcagacgatgtgcgcgtgacgtcacgggttgtggagctcctcatggaccgagaaagcgacgatttccctattaatttgagcgaggatgacagattAATGGATGAGGTTAGTAAGAgtaaaggactataaaaaaaaaaaaaaaaaagcgagggcagtgggagcgattcagatgttattagacacttttactaggataattctggaaattttcttatctgcttattgtgttactagtgttttagtgagattatatggtacctgaaagtcggaggggtgtggccacgggtgtggtgaccgccagtgtctacggtaagagacgatttattagcacaattttctcaccgaaacctgccggttgacatgtggtcgggaaccatgtttgcttgaccgctatgttcaatagtaaagcttcacctttgggaatgtaaccaagtaaacaccggctatgtttgtgttgctaaaggcagctgccatacaccgcttcccacctacatacttcttctttgacgtctccattagtaaaggcctactgaaatgagattttcttatttaaacggggatagcaggtccattctatgtgtcatacttgatcatttcgcaatattgccatatttttgctgaaaggattaagtaaagaacatcggcgataaagttcgcaacttttggtcgctcataaaaaagccttgcctgtaccggaagtagcagacaatgtgcacgtgatgtcaccggtgtgagggctcctcacatcctcacattgtttataatgtgagccaccagcagtaagagcaattcggaccaagaaagggacaatttccccattaatttgagcgaggatgaaagatttgtggatgaggatattgatagtgaaggattaggaaaaaataataataaataaataaaataaaaagcgacggctccgggcggcggcagtgtgagtgtttcagatgtaattagacacatttactaggataattctggaagatcctttatcttcttattgatttaattgtgttttagtgagattgtaaagacatacctcaaagtcggatagctgcggtgaacacgccggtgtctttgatggaagccatggaggaccCAAGCTCCGAGCtggcttttttgacagctactgcaggaggacgcataatccactgatgtctccggtaagataaatatcacaattttcccatccaaaaacatgctggttgttgtagagaaacatgttcgcttgaccgctctgtgttaaagcttcacaacaaacaaagaaacaccggctgtgtttcggttgctaaagacagctgcaatacaccgctttccaccaacagcattcttctttatagtctccattattaattgaacaaattgcaaaagattcagcaacacagatgtccaaattactgtgtaattatgcgatgaaaagagacgacttttagccataattggtgctgggctaatatgtcccctccaaccaataacgtcacaaacacacgtcatcatacgagtcatcattccgcaacgttttcaacaagaaactccgcgggaaatttaaaattgcaatttatttaaactaaaaaggccttattggcatgtgttgcaatgttaatatttcatcattgatatataaactatcagactgcgtggtcggtagtagtgggtttcagtaggcctttaattgaacaaattgcaaaagactcatcaacacagatgtccagaatactgtgtaattatgcgattaaagcagactacttaaagctcggatcgggctggaagaacatgtccgctacaaccggtgacgtcactcgcacgcgtcatcattccgcgtcatTTTCGGTTtgtaaagacagctgcaatccaccgttttccaccaacagcattgttatttatagtctccattattaattaaacaaattgcaaaagattcagcaacacagggtccaaattactgtgtaattatgcgatgaaaagaaaaaTTGCTCGGTTTGTAgcgcagccgtgccagcaacttgagggttgcaggttcaattcccgcttccgccatcctagtcactgccgttgtgtccttgggcaagacactttacccacgtgctcccagtgccacccacactggtttaaatgtaacttagatattgggtttcactatgtaaagcgctttgagtcactagagaaaagtgctatataaatataattcacttcaattcatttcacattttcaacaggatacttggcgggaaatttaaaattgcaatttagtaaactaacccggccgtattggcatgtgttgcaatgttaatatttcatcattgatatataaagatgttcttatttaaacggggatagcaggtccattctatgtgtcatacttgatcatttcgcgatattgccatacttttgctgaaaggatttagtagagaacatcgacgaaaaagtttgcaacttttggtcgctaataaaaaagcctttcctttaccggaattagcagacgatgtgcgcgtgacgtcaccggtgtgagggctcctagcatcctcacattgtttataatgtgagccaccagcagtaagagcaattcggaccgagaaagcgacattttccccattaatttgagtgaggatgaaagattcgtggatgaggatattgagagtgaaggactagaaaaagaaaaagaaataaaaagtgaCGTTGgggtgagtgtttcagatgtaattaaacacatttacttggataattctggaagatcccttatctgcttattgtttcaatagtgttttagtaagattgtaaagacatacctcaaagtcggatggctgcggtgaacgcgccagcgtctcagagagaagccgaggagccaagctcacagctgccttttttgacagctaccgcaggaggacgcataatccactgatttctccggtaagagccgacttaatatcacaattttcccatccaaaaacatgctggttgacgtagagaaacatgctcgcttgaccgctcacaacaaacaaagaaacaccggctgtgtctcggttgctaaaggcagctgcaatacaccgctttccaccaacagcattcttctttgacgtctccattattaattgaacaaattgcaaaagattcagcaacacagatgtccaaattactgtgtatttatgtgatgaaaagagacgacttttagccgtaagtggtgctgagctaatatgtccgctacaaccaatgacgtcatcattccgcgacgttttcaacaagaaactccgcgggaaatttaaaattgcaatttagtaaactaaaaagcccgtattggcatgtgttgcaatgttaatatttcatcattgatatataaactatcagactgtgtggtcggtagtagtgggtttcagtaggtctttaacactAACTTAAGTGCAATATCATTTTTCATCCTCCAGGGGCACTGGACTTATTGGCGCCTCAGAGGCACAAAGGAACAAAAGTATTTACGTAGATAGAAGGCCATATTTGACAGGCAACACCCACATCAGAGGGTGGCTCCACCAGAGTCTGCATCTTGGATGAAGACAGCGCCAGGGAATCTGCACACCTTTTTTTTGGACTAAAGCACATGGGAGATTAGGGCCCTTACTGTAATAACAATGAGGACCTCACCTGTGATTTTCTATTCAAATAGTGCCTCAACTGCCtcgaacctcaccgcacgtcactgatatcgTGTATGGACTTGGTCTTGCGAGTGTTTCGTCACAGCCTGGTATTCATTGACCTTGTTTACGATGTTACCTGCTTGAATTAAACCCGCTGAGTCACCCAGAGTTCACCTGGCAGGCTATTTATATTTGACAGGCAAATGACGCTCAGCAGTGAGCGGGCAGATTGTGCAACTGGTGCCACAAAGTCAACATCTCTTTGGGACTCCGCCTGTGCACCAGCAGCACGGACCTGTGAGCGCAGGGATTCCCTCTGTCCGTCTCTGGGAGGTCAAATGTTAGAAAACCAGGGTGATGGCTCGGAGACAACCCCAGTCTCTGAAGGCACATTCCCAAGTAAACGTCGTCGATGGGGAAGAGGCATACTTTTTGGGACACCTCTTTCAGTCGTAACGCCAGTGAGGCGGAATATACCACCCCTCCCCCTCCAGCGTACGTTGGGTAGGCACCTTTATAGAAGTTTTCCGGTATGTAGTATTTAGTCGATGGATTCCGGTTCGGGAAGGCGTTACTGATGACATCCCCCACAAATAAATTGATGTGAGTTTGGTTGCGCAGTTTGTGCTCCTCCCACTGCTGGTGCAAGTAATCCAGGAGAGCGCCGGTCCGGACGAAGACGTCATCGTCCCCTTTGAAGACGAACACAGCTGTGGGACAGTGTTGTTGGAGCCAATGCCAGAACAGCAAGTCTTTCAGGGTCAGGTTGAAGAAAGTATCTTGGAAATCCCACTGGAGGATGTCGCCGTATTTCCGGTTCTCCAGCTCCAGAAAGTTTTTGAGGTCCGGATGAGGTCCCGTACTGGAGTCTTGCCTTCCCAGCAGGAAGAGAGTTCGCACGAACCCACCTTTCCTGTGAGACTCCCCTTTAATCAAACCACTGCGGCCCCATGTTTCACGGATGGCTTGCCTGTTTTCAAAGTTCCCCACTTGAGACTTGACGGCCATGAGGAGCATCGGATACTCTCGACTGGTCTTGTTCCTTTTGCACGTCGTCGGCTGATTGATGAGGATCGGATAACTCCTGCAGTGCATGGACCTGACAAATGCCCCAATTTGTTCGGGCATATCGTCGACGTCATGCAGACCGGCTTCTGAGCACTCACACGATGTACGGTCAGGAAGGCACTTGTCTCCATTTTGACTGGGTAACTCTGCTTTGGGCTTCCTCAGAGTCCCGGTGGTGTTTCCACGCAGTATGGGGTTGTTCTGGCGGTCCAAAGAGTGCTGCAGCCGGTTCCACAAGGCACTGTTCTCCAGGTGAAGGTTCCAGAAGGGGCCGAGTGGATGAGAGGCTAGAGCGCCGGAATTTGCGGAAATCCCCGGCGCGACATAGTGGATGGTTATTTTGGGGGGAACGTAAGAGATGGTGACGAAGATGGTGACCATGATGTAGATGAGAAGGTGGCCAGTCATCATGAAGGGAAGCAAGCACAGGCACAGCAGCCTCCCGTTGCACTTGCAGCATTTGCCCATTGCCTGCAGCCAAGTCACCTGCACACACAGAAGACTTacaacaaaccctgtttccgtatgagttgggaaattgtgttagatgtaaagacaaacggaatacaatgatttgcgaatcattttcaacccatattcagttgaatatgctacaaagacaacatatttgatgttcaaactgataaacatttttttttttgcaaataatcattaactttagaatttgatgccagcaacacgtgacaaagaagttgggaaaggtggcaataaatactgataaagttgagaaattctgattaaacccttatttggaactgCCCACatgtgtacaggctaattgggaacagttgggtgccatgatcgggtataaaaacggcttccatgaaatgctaagtaattcacaaa from Nerophis ophidion isolate RoL-2023_Sa linkage group LG17, RoL_Noph_v1.0, whole genome shotgun sequence harbors:
- the si:dkey-175m17.6 gene encoding N-acetyllactosaminide beta-1,3-N-acetylglucosaminyltransferase 2, which translates into the protein MGKCCKCNGRLLCLCLLPFMMTGHLLIYIMVTIFVTISYVPPKITIHYVAPGISANSGALASHPLGPFWNLHLENSALWNRLQHSLDRQNNPILRGNTTGTLRKPKAELPSQNGDKCLPDRTSCECSEAGLHDVDDMPEQIGAFVRSMHCRSYPILINQPTTCKRNKTSREYPMLLMAVKSQVGNFENRQAIRETWGRSGLIKGESHRKGGFVRTLFLLGRQDSSTGPHPDLKNFLELENRKYGDILQWDFQDTFFNLTLKDLLFWHWLQQHCPTAVFVFKGDDDVFVRTGALLDYLHQQWEEHKLRNQTHINLFVGDVISNAFPNRNPSTKYYIPENFYKGAYPTYAGGGGVVYSASLALRLKEVSQKVCLFPIDDVYLGMCLQRLGLSPSHHPGFLTFDLPETDRGNPCAHRSVLLVHRRSPKEMLTLWHQLHNLPAHC